The following are from one region of the Ochotona princeps isolate mOchPri1 chromosome 4, mOchPri1.hap1, whole genome shotgun sequence genome:
- the LOC101524873 gene encoding olfactory receptor 10Q1: protein MLTWKPVLNQSGPTEFVFRVFTTVPELQVLLFLLFLLLYLMILCGNTAIIWVVCTHSSLHTPMYFFLCNLSFLEMCYTTVVVPLMLSNIWGPQKPIPLAACGAQMFFFVTLGSIDCFLLAVMAYDRYVAICHPLHYTLIMTHKLCIQMVVGSIGLALFLSLQLTALIFTLPFCGRRREINHFLCDVPPVLRLACADIHVHQAVLYVVGILVLTVPFLLISISYGFIARTILRIRSAEGRSRAFSTCSSHLTVVLIQYGCCSLVYLRPRSSTSEDEERKLALVYTFITPLLNPLIYTLRNKDIKGALKKAIVSKAASGTH, encoded by the coding sequence ATGTTGACTTGGAAACCTGTCCTCAACCAATCCGGTCCTACGGAGTTTGTCTTCCGGGTGTTCACCACTGTCCCGGAACTCCaggtccttctcttccttctcttcctcctcctctacctCATGATCCTCTGTGGCAACACGGCCATCATCTGGGTGGTCTGCACACACAGctccctccacacacccatgtacttcttcctgtgcaacctctccttCCTGGAAATGTGCTACACCACTGTTGTGGTGCCCCTGATGCTTTCCAACATTTGGGGGCCTCAGAAGCCCATTCCACTGGCTGCTTGTGGAGCCCAAATGTTCTTCTTTGTTACTCTTGGCAGCATTGACTGCTTTCTGCTGGCAGTGATGGCGTATGatcgctatgtggccatctgccACCCGCTGCACTACACCCTCATCATGACCCACAAACTGTGCATTCAGATGGTGGTGGGATCCATAGGCCTGGCCCTGTTTCTCTCCCTGCAACTCACCGCCTTAATCTTCACCCTGCCCTTCTGTGGACGCCGACGGGAGATTAACCACTTCCTCTGTGATGTGCCTCCAGTCCTGCGTCTGGCCTGTGCTGACATCCACGTGCACCAGGCCGTCCTGTATGTCGTGGGCATTCTCGTGTTGACTGTCCCCTTCCTGCTTATCAGCATCTCCTACGGGTTCATCGCTCGCACCATCCTCCGCATCCGCTCTGCAGAGGGCCGCAGCAGAGCTTTCTCCACCTGCTCCTCTCACCTCACTGTGGTCTTGATTCagtatgggtgttgcagcctggtctACTTGCGACCACGCTCCAGCACCTCAGAGGACGAAGAACGAAAACTCGCGCTGGTCTACACCTTTATCACTCCCTTACTCAACCCTCTGATTTACACACTCAGGAATAAAGATATCAAAGGGGCACTGAAGAAAGCTATCGTTAGTAAGGCAGCCTCTGGCACCCACTGA